In the Lysinibacillus sp. PLM2 genome, one interval contains:
- the dnaJ gene encoding chaperone protein DnaJ, translated as MSKRDYYEVLGVSKSATKDEIKKAYRKLSKQYHPDINKEPGADEKFKEIAEAYEVLSDDNKRAQYDQFGHEGPSAGFGGGGFSGFGGFDDIFSSFFGGGSRRSDPNAPRKGDDLQYRMKISFEDAVFGKQTEIEIPTEETCHTCSGSGAKPGTSPKTCTNCNGVGEINQAVETPFGRMVNRRTCNTCRGTGKIIVEKCATCHGSGNVQKRKKIKVTIPAGVDDGQQLRVSGQGEPGKNGGPAGDLYIVFIVSDHEYFERDGDDIYYELKLTFPQAALGDEIEVPTIHGKVKLKIPAGTQSGEKFRMKDKGVKNVHGYGQGHQYVIVKVVTPTKLTEKQKQLLRDFAEISGDIPEEHGSSLFDKIRKTFKGD; from the coding sequence ATGAGTAAACGCGATTATTATGAAGTACTTGGAGTAAGTAAAAGCGCAACCAAAGATGAGATAAAAAAAGCATATCGCAAACTATCAAAACAATATCATCCTGATATTAACAAAGAGCCAGGTGCCGATGAAAAATTTAAAGAGATTGCTGAAGCATACGAGGTTTTAAGTGATGATAATAAACGTGCCCAATATGATCAATTCGGTCACGAAGGTCCTAGCGCTGGCTTTGGTGGGGGCGGTTTTTCTGGCTTTGGTGGTTTCGACGATATCTTTAGTTCGTTCTTCGGTGGAGGAAGTCGCCGATCTGATCCGAATGCACCTCGTAAAGGTGATGATCTTCAATATAGAATGAAAATATCATTTGAAGATGCAGTGTTTGGAAAACAAACTGAAATCGAAATCCCAACAGAAGAAACATGTCATACTTGTAGCGGATCAGGGGCAAAACCTGGCACTTCTCCAAAAACATGTACAAATTGTAATGGTGTAGGGGAAATCAATCAAGCAGTTGAGACACCATTTGGTCGTATGGTAAATAGAAGAACATGTAACACTTGTCGTGGTACTGGTAAAATTATTGTTGAAAAATGTGCTACTTGTCACGGATCAGGTAATGTTCAAAAACGTAAAAAAATCAAAGTTACAATTCCAGCAGGTGTAGACGATGGTCAACAGTTACGAGTATCAGGTCAAGGTGAACCTGGTAAAAATGGCGGACCAGCTGGCGATTTATATATTGTATTTATCGTAAGTGATCATGAGTATTTTGAACGAGATGGCGATGATATTTACTATGAACTAAAGCTAACATTCCCTCAGGCAGCGCTTGGCGATGAAATAGAAGTTCCAACTATTCATGGGAAAGTGAAGCTGAAAATACCAGCAGGAACACAATCGGGTGAAAAATTCCGAATGAAAGATAAAGGGGTTAAAAATGTTCACGGTTATGGCCAAGGTCATCAATACGTGATTGTAAAAGTCGTAACGCCAACGAAGCTAACGGAAAAACAAAAACAACTATTACGTGACTTTGCTGAAATAAGTGGAGATATACCTGAAGAACATGGTAGTTCTTTATTTGATAAAATAAGAAAAACATTTAAAGGTGATTAA
- the yqeZ gene encoding hypothetical protein, with the protein MKRFNWIVLLSFALLFIFPTVQAFANEKVYHIPLENQVEKGLYSFLDRAFDEATENGAEAIILEIHTPGGYVDAAYDIARLMDETEPDIFAFINSHALSAGAYLALHADKIYMVPNGTIGAAQIIDGEGNAAEAKADSAWKAQMQAAAEKSEREPKFALAMADPSQHLPEYRAPEGSLLTLSAEEAKKVGYSEGTVQNLDEILALEGLTNSEIVEVKPTIAEEVARFITNPVVVTLLLTIASLGLAIELFSPGFGLPGTVGITSLALFFFGHTVAGFAGYESIILFIIGFALLLAEFFVPGGIVGLIGGALVIISLLFAGESVVHMAYSILIAIIIAVIGMVVMMKFLGKRLHFFNKLVLRDATTTEEGYVSNENRLDLIGKVGETLTPLRPAGTILVDNERIDAVSEGSYINLNKKVEIMKVEGSRIVVREIKEEMK; encoded by the coding sequence ATGAAGCGATTTAATTGGATTGTTTTATTATCATTTGCTTTGTTATTCATTTTCCCAACTGTTCAAGCTTTTGCAAATGAAAAGGTATACCATATTCCTTTAGAAAATCAAGTTGAAAAAGGATTATATTCTTTTTTAGATCGGGCCTTTGATGAAGCTACTGAAAATGGTGCTGAGGCCATAATACTGGAAATACATACACCAGGTGGTTACGTAGATGCTGCTTATGACATTGCAAGATTAATGGATGAAACAGAGCCAGATATTTTTGCTTTTATTAATTCACATGCGCTTTCTGCTGGGGCTTATTTAGCCTTACATGCTGATAAAATATATATGGTGCCAAATGGAACAATTGGTGCCGCACAAATAATCGATGGTGAAGGAAATGCAGCTGAAGCAAAAGCAGATAGTGCATGGAAAGCTCAAATGCAAGCAGCAGCAGAAAAATCCGAACGAGAACCAAAATTCGCACTTGCAATGGCAGATCCCTCGCAACATTTACCTGAATATCGGGCGCCAGAGGGAAGTCTACTAACTTTATCTGCCGAGGAAGCAAAAAAAGTAGGTTATTCAGAAGGTACGGTGCAAAACTTGGATGAGATTTTAGCTTTAGAAGGACTAACAAATAGTGAAATCGTAGAAGTAAAGCCTACTATTGCAGAAGAAGTTGCAAGATTTATCACTAATCCGGTTGTTGTCACTTTATTATTAACGATAGCAAGCTTAGGATTGGCAATAGAGTTGTTTTCACCTGGATTTGGGTTACCAGGCACAGTAGGTATCACATCTTTAGCATTATTCTTCTTTGGTCATACCGTGGCAGGATTTGCAGGATATGAGTCAATCATATTATTTATAATCGGTTTTGCATTGCTGCTAGCCGAGTTCTTTGTTCCTGGCGGTATTGTTGGTCTTATTGGTGGAGCTCTCGTCATTATCAGCTTATTGTTTGCTGGGGAAAGTGTTGTCCATATGGCATATTCAATTTTAATAGCAATAATTATTGCTGTGATAGGAATGGTGGTTATGATGAAGTTCCTTGGAAAAAGGTTACACTTCTTTAACAAGCTTGTTTTAAGAGATGCAACTACTACTGAAGAAGGCTATGTTTCAAATGAAAATCGACTAGATCTAATTGGGAAGGTAGGAGAAACTTTAACTCCATTACGACCTGCAGGAACCATTCTAGTTGATAATGAAAGAATCGATGCTGTTTCAGAGGGTAGTTACATCAATTTAAATAAGAAAGTAGAAATTATGAAGGTAGAAGGTTCACGCATTGTCGTGAGAGAAATAAAAGAGGAGATGAAATAA
- the prmA gene encoding ribosomal protein L11 methyltransferase encodes MKWTEISLLTTNEAVEAVSNTFHEAGASGVVIEDSTEILKERKDQFGEIYQLNPNDYPKNGVVVKAYLPASSFLAETVEEIKLALANLKNFDINIGDQLLKTAVVDEEDWATAWKQYYHPVKISERFTIVPTWEDYTPVNTDELIIELDPGMAFGTGTHPTTVMCLQALEKVVKANDVVIDVGTGSGVLSIGAALLGARKVHALDLDEVAVKAARENVELNRVHDRVEVFHGNLLDTVSEPADIVVGNLLAEIILSFTDDAFSIVKPGGKYITSGIIGFKKDEVKEALEKSGFTIDEVLMMEDWVAIIASRP; translated from the coding sequence GTGAAATGGACAGAAATTTCATTATTAACAACAAACGAAGCAGTTGAAGCTGTTTCGAATACTTTCCACGAAGCAGGGGCAAGTGGAGTTGTTATTGAAGATTCAACAGAAATACTAAAGGAAAGAAAAGATCAATTTGGTGAAATTTATCAACTAAATCCGAATGATTATCCAAAAAATGGAGTAGTTGTAAAAGCATATTTACCTGCATCTAGCTTTTTAGCAGAAACTGTTGAAGAAATAAAACTTGCTTTAGCAAATCTAAAAAACTTTGATATTAACATTGGCGATCAATTATTGAAAACAGCTGTTGTTGATGAAGAAGATTGGGCAACAGCATGGAAACAATATTATCATCCTGTTAAAATTTCCGAGCGTTTTACAATTGTACCAACATGGGAAGACTATACACCAGTTAATACTGATGAATTAATCATTGAACTTGATCCAGGTATGGCTTTCGGGACTGGTACGCATCCAACAACTGTCATGTGTTTACAGGCACTTGAAAAAGTGGTGAAAGCCAATGATGTAGTGATAGATGTGGGCACAGGCTCAGGTGTCCTATCTATAGGTGCTGCTCTTCTAGGTGCTCGCAAAGTTCATGCATTAGATTTAGATGAGGTTGCTGTGAAAGCGGCTCGTGAAAATGTTGAATTAAACAGAGTGCATGATAGAGTTGAAGTATTCCATGGTAACTTATTGGATACAGTAAGTGAACCAGCCGATATCGTTGTAGGAAATTTATTAGCCGAAATTATTCTATCCTTTACTGACGATGCATTTTCGATAGTAAAACCTGGTGGTAAATATATCACTTCTGGTATTATTGGATTTAAAAAGGATGAAGTAAAAGAAGCATTAGAAAAATCAGGATTTACCATTGATGAAGTGTTAATGATGGAAGATTGGGTTGCCATTATCGCTTCGCGTCCTTAA
- the grpE gene encoding protein GrpE — MSEATEKKDQELEEVINQEENQTDALETIENDSVEGAEQGAQAELSVEEQYEAKIAELEAKLKEEENRFLRLRADFDNMRRRNQLDREASEKYRSQKLLTDLLPVIDNLERALEVEVTSEDAKSLYKGIEMVYRTLVDATNKEGLEAIVAEGEQFDPNVHQAVMQESDTEKESGIVLRELQKGYKLKDRVLRPSMVSVNE; from the coding sequence GTGTCTGAAGCGACAGAAAAGAAGGACCAAGAACTAGAAGAAGTGATCAATCAAGAAGAAAATCAAACGGATGCTCTAGAAACTATTGAAAATGATTCTGTTGAAGGTGCCGAGCAGGGAGCGCAAGCAGAACTTTCAGTTGAAGAGCAGTATGAAGCAAAAATTGCTGAACTAGAAGCAAAGCTAAAAGAAGAAGAAAATCGCTTTTTACGTTTAAGAGCTGATTTTGATAACATGCGCCGTCGTAATCAACTTGATCGTGAGGCGTCTGAAAAATATCGCTCTCAAAAATTACTAACAGATTTATTACCTGTCATTGATAACTTGGAGCGTGCTTTAGAAGTTGAAGTAACTTCTGAGGATGCGAAATCATTATACAAAGGGATAGAGATGGTATATCGCACATTAGTAGATGCAACAAACAAAGAAGGATTAGAGGCTATAGTAGCTGAAGGTGAACAATTCGATCCGAATGTACATCAAGCGGTTATGCAAGAATCTGATACTGAAAAAGAATCTGGTATTGTATTACGTGAGCTTCAAAAAGGTTATAAACTTAAAGATCGCGTATTAAGACCATCTATGGTATCTGTAAACGAATAA
- a CDS encoding tRNA (N(6)-L-threonylcarbamoyladenosine(37)-C(2))-methylthiotransferase MtaB: MATVAFHTLGCKVNHYETEAIWQLFKEQGYERTDFEHQADVYVINTCTVTNTGDKKSRQVIRRAVRQNPDAVICVTGCYAQTSPAEIMAIPGVDIVVGTQDRQKMLGFIEQYKQERQPINAVRNIMKNRVYEELDVPYFTDRTRASLKIQEGCNNFCTFCIIPWARGLMRSRDPQEVIKQAQQLVDAGYLEIVLTGIHTGGYGQDFKDYNLAQLLRDIESKVKGIKRLRISSIEASQLTDEVIEVLKNSNIVVRHLHIPIQSGSDTVLKRMRRKYTMDFFAERLRKLNDALPDLAITSDVIVGFPGETEEEFMETYNFIAAHKFAELHVFPFSKRTGTPAARMEDQVDEEVKNERVHRLITLNDQLAKEYASRFEGEVLEVIPEEHITESNQDNLIAGYTDNYLRVVFEGSDELIGKLVKVKITKAGYPHNEGQFVRVLEEQVQ; this comes from the coding sequence TTGGCAACAGTGGCTTTCCATACATTAGGTTGTAAAGTTAACCATTATGAAACAGAGGCGATTTGGCAGCTGTTTAAAGAACAAGGATATGAACGTACGGATTTTGAACATCAGGCAGATGTGTATGTCATTAACACATGTACAGTTACAAACACTGGTGATAAAAAATCACGTCAAGTTATTAGACGTGCAGTACGTCAAAACCCAGATGCTGTTATTTGTGTAACTGGTTGTTATGCTCAAACATCACCAGCAGAAATTATGGCAATTCCAGGTGTCGATATTGTCGTAGGTACACAAGATCGACAAAAAATGTTAGGTTTTATTGAACAATACAAACAAGAAAGACAACCGATTAACGCAGTACGCAATATCATGAAAAACCGTGTTTATGAAGAATTGGATGTGCCTTACTTTACTGATAGAACACGTGCGTCATTGAAAATTCAAGAAGGCTGTAACAACTTCTGTACCTTCTGTATTATTCCATGGGCACGAGGTCTTATGCGATCACGTGATCCACAGGAAGTAATCAAACAAGCACAACAGCTTGTTGATGCTGGCTATTTAGAAATCGTATTAACGGGTATCCATACAGGTGGATATGGGCAAGATTTCAAAGATTATAACCTAGCACAATTGCTTCGTGATATCGAATCAAAAGTAAAAGGTATTAAACGTCTTCGTATTTCATCTATCGAAGCTTCACAATTAACAGATGAAGTCATTGAAGTATTGAAAAATTCGAATATCGTTGTTCGTCATTTACACATACCAATCCAATCAGGTTCAGATACTGTATTAAAGAGAATGCGACGTAAATATACGATGGATTTCTTTGCAGAAAGACTACGTAAATTGAACGATGCATTACCTGATTTAGCAATAACATCGGATGTAATTGTTGGCTTCCCAGGTGAAACAGAAGAGGAATTCATGGAAACATATAATTTCATTGCAGCGCACAAATTTGCTGAGCTACACGTTTTCCCATTCTCAAAACGTACAGGTACACCTGCAGCACGTATGGAAGACCAAGTGGATGAAGAAGTGAAAAATGAACGTGTTCATCGCTTAATTACATTGAATGATCAATTAGCTAAAGAATATGCGTCTCGCTTCGAGGGTGAAGTATTAGAAGTTATTCCTGAGGAACACATAACTGAAAGCAATCAGGATAACTTAATAGCAGGATATACTGACAACTATTTAAGAGTAGTCTTTGAAGGTAGTGATGAGCTAATCGGTAAATTAGTAAAAGTAAAAATTACAAAAGCTGGTTATCCTCATAATGAAGGCCAATTTGTTAGAGTATTAGAAGAACAAGTGCAGTAA
- the yqfA gene encoding UPF0365 protein YqfA: MGIFEDGALISFIIIAVIAIIILSVFFTLVPVALWISALAAGVRVSIFTLIGMRLRRVIPSRIVNPLIKAHKAGLGVSINQLESHYLAGGNVDRVVNALIASQRANIELSFERCAAIDLAGRDVLEAVQMSVNPKVIETPFIAGVAMNGIEVKAKARITVRANLDRLVGGAGEDTIIARVGEGIVSTIGSSESHSKVLENPDLISQTVLAKGLDSGTAFEILSIDIADVDIGKNIGAELQIEQAQADKNIAQAKAEERRAMAVAQEQEMVAKVQEMKAKVVEAEAEVPMAMAEALRSGNFGIMDYMNYKNIQADTSMRDSIAKVTNEKPDTPEK, translated from the coding sequence ATGGGAATTTTTGAAGATGGAGCATTAATCAGTTTTATTATTATAGCTGTTATTGCAATTATTATCTTATCAGTGTTCTTTACATTAGTTCCAGTTGCACTGTGGATTAGCGCCCTTGCTGCAGGGGTTAGGGTAAGTATTTTTACGTTAATTGGGATGAGATTACGTCGTGTTATTCCTTCAAGAATCGTTAATCCTTTAATTAAAGCACATAAAGCAGGGTTAGGTGTATCGATTAACCAATTAGAATCCCACTATTTAGCGGGAGGTAACGTAGACCGCGTTGTAAATGCATTAATTGCATCACAAAGAGCGAATATCGAATTATCCTTTGAAAGATGTGCAGCGATCGATTTAGCTGGTCGAGATGTATTAGAGGCTGTACAAATGTCTGTTAATCCAAAAGTGATTGAAACTCCGTTTATTGCTGGTGTAGCTATGAATGGTATTGAAGTGAAGGCGAAGGCGCGTATTACAGTTCGTGCTAACTTAGACCGTTTAGTCGGTGGTGCTGGTGAAGATACAATCATCGCTCGTGTAGGCGAAGGTATTGTATCAACTATCGGTTCAAGTGAAAGTCATTCGAAAGTATTAGAAAATCCGGATTTAATTTCTCAAACGGTATTAGCAAAAGGACTAGATTCAGGTACTGCCTTTGAAATCTTATCCATTGATATTGCGGATGTTGATATAGGTAAAAACATTGGTGCTGAATTACAAATTGAACAAGCGCAAGCTGACAAAAATATTGCCCAGGCTAAAGCTGAAGAGCGTCGTGCAATGGCCGTGGCACAAGAGCAAGAAATGGTTGCAAAAGTACAAGAAATGAAGGCGAAAGTAGTAGAAGCAGAAGCAGAGGTTCCAATGGCAATGGCTGAAGCATTACGTTCAGGAAATTTTGGAATTATGGATTATATGAATTATAAAAATATCCAAGCGGACACTTCTATGCGTGATTCAATCGCGAAAGTAACAAATGAAAAACCAGATACACCTGAAAAATAA
- the dnaK gene encoding chaperone protein DnaK yields MSKIIGIDLGTTNSCVAVLEGGEPKVIPNPEGNRTTPSAVSFKNGERQVGEVAKRQSITNPNTILSIKSKMGTNEKVKIEDKEYTPQEVSAMILQYIKGYAEEYLGETVTKAVITVPAYFNDAQRQATKDAGKIAGLEVERIINEPTAAALAYGLDKQDQDQKILVFDLGGGTFDVSILELGDGVFEVLATAGDNKLGGDDFDQKVIDYLVEEFKKENGIDLSKDKMAMQRLKDAAEKAKKDLSGVTSTQISLPFITAGADGPLHLEVNLTRAKFDEITRDLVERTIIPVRQALKDANLSASDLDKVILVGGSTRIPAVQEAVKKETGHEPHKGVNPDEVVAMGAAVQGGVITGDVKDIVLLDVTPLSLGIETMGGVFTKLIERNTTIPTSKSQVFSTAADNQPAVDIHVLQGERPMAADNKTLGRFQLTDIPPAPRGVPQIEVTFDIDKNGIVSVKAKDLGTQKEQTIVIKSDSGLSEEEIERMVKDAEANAEADAKRKEEAELRNEADQLVFQVDKTITDLGEQITEDEKKSVEDAKEELKKALEAGELEGIKTSKEKLEGVLQPLVMKVYEQAAAAAQAAQGEAGADTNTKKDDGVVDADFEEVKDDK; encoded by the coding sequence ATGAGCAAAATTATTGGTATTGACTTAGGAACAACAAACTCATGTGTAGCGGTTTTAGAAGGTGGCGAACCAAAAGTTATTCCAAATCCAGAGGGTAATAGAACAACTCCATCTGCGGTTTCATTTAAAAATGGTGAGCGTCAAGTTGGTGAAGTTGCAAAACGTCAATCAATTACAAACCCAAACACTATTCTTTCAATTAAATCAAAAATGGGTACTAACGAAAAAGTAAAAATTGAAGATAAAGAGTATACTCCTCAAGAAGTATCAGCAATGATTTTACAATATATAAAAGGTTACGCAGAAGAATACTTAGGTGAAACTGTTACAAAAGCTGTTATAACAGTACCTGCATATTTCAATGATGCTCAACGTCAAGCAACAAAAGATGCTGGTAAAATTGCAGGATTAGAAGTAGAACGTATTATTAACGAACCAACAGCAGCAGCACTTGCTTATGGTTTAGATAAACAAGATCAAGATCAAAAAATCCTTGTATTTGACCTTGGTGGTGGTACATTCGACGTATCAATCCTTGAATTAGGTGATGGCGTATTTGAAGTATTAGCAACAGCAGGTGACAACAAGCTTGGTGGAGATGACTTCGACCAAAAAGTTATTGATTATTTAGTAGAAGAATTCAAAAAAGAAAATGGCATCGATTTATCAAAAGATAAGATGGCAATGCAACGTTTAAAAGATGCAGCTGAAAAAGCGAAAAAAGATTTATCAGGTGTAACTTCTACTCAAATTTCATTACCATTCATTACAGCGGGAGCAGACGGCCCACTTCACTTAGAAGTTAACTTAACACGTGCGAAATTTGATGAAATTACTCGCGATTTAGTTGAACGTACAATCATTCCTGTGCGTCAAGCTTTAAAAGATGCTAATTTATCAGCTTCAGATTTAGATAAAGTTATTTTAGTTGGTGGTTCTACTCGTATTCCAGCTGTTCAAGAAGCTGTGAAAAAAGAAACTGGTCATGAACCACATAAAGGTGTAAATCCTGACGAAGTTGTAGCAATGGGTGCTGCAGTTCAAGGTGGGGTTATCACTGGTGATGTTAAGGATATCGTATTACTTGACGTTACACCACTTTCTTTAGGTATTGAAACAATGGGTGGTGTATTTACAAAATTAATCGAACGTAATACAACAATCCCAACGTCAAAATCACAAGTGTTCTCAACAGCAGCAGACAATCAACCAGCAGTAGACATTCATGTGTTACAAGGTGAACGTCCAATGGCTGCTGATAACAAAACATTAGGTCGCTTCCAATTAACAGATATTCCACCAGCTCCACGTGGTGTACCACAAATTGAAGTAACTTTTGATATTGATAAAAACGGTATTGTATCTGTTAAAGCAAAAGATTTAGGAACTCAAAAAGAGCAAACAATTGTAATTAAATCTGATTCAGGTCTTTCAGAAGAAGAAATTGAACGTATGGTTAAAGACGCTGAAGCAAATGCAGAGGCAGACGCTAAACGTAAAGAAGAAGCTGAACTTCGCAATGAAGCAGATCAATTAGTTTTCCAAGTCGATAAAACAATCACAGACCTTGGTGAACAAATTACTGAAGATGAGAAAAAATCAGTAGAAGATGCAAAAGAAGAACTGAAAAAAGCATTAGAAGCTGGTGAACTTGAAGGAATTAAAACTTCAAAAGAAAAATTAGAAGGCGTACTACAACCACTTGTGATGAAAGTGTACGAACAAGCTGCGGCTGCAGCTCAAGCGGCACAAGGTGAAGCAGGTGCTGATACAAACACTAAAAAAGATGACGGTGTAGTAGATGCTGACTTTGAAGAAGTAAAAGATGATAAATAA
- the hrcA gene encoding heat-inducible transcription repressor HrcA has translation MLTNRQLQILQVIVDDFVSSAQPVGSRQISKKEWINFSPATIRNEMADLEELGFLEKTHTSSGRVPSEKGYRFYVDHLLQPKAMPIKDIGLIQSLFKSQMIEIEQLIRESANILSDLTSYTTILLGPNVGKHRVKKFQIVPLTDQAAVAIIVTDNGHVENRTITLPKGFDASDIEKTVNILNERLAGVPLLELQTKLEFEALEVLRQHIKTGDSFYQSLNKMLSVEKESEIYFAGKLNMLNQPEFHDLNKVRMLMDLMDKKSQVISLFHPEDNDIHIRIGSENNHLAMEGCSVITATYLIGNEQKGSIAIIGPTRMDYQRVVSLIDVMRNALTNTLTRNLMDGL, from the coding sequence TTGTTAACAAATCGACAATTACAAATATTACAGGTAATCGTTGATGATTTTGTTAGTTCAGCTCAGCCGGTAGGCTCACGTCAAATTTCTAAAAAGGAATGGATTAATTTCAGCCCTGCTACAATTAGAAACGAGATGGCGGATCTAGAAGAGTTAGGTTTTTTAGAAAAAACTCATACTTCTTCTGGGAGAGTACCGTCAGAGAAGGGATATCGTTTTTATGTAGATCACCTGTTACAGCCAAAGGCTATGCCGATTAAAGATATAGGTTTAATTCAATCATTATTTAAAAGTCAAATGATAGAGATTGAACAACTAATTCGTGAATCTGCTAACATATTGTCTGATTTAACATCTTACACAACAATATTACTTGGACCGAATGTTGGCAAACATCGCGTGAAAAAGTTTCAAATAGTTCCGTTAACAGATCAGGCAGCTGTGGCTATCATTGTAACTGACAACGGTCATGTTGAAAATCGTACCATTACTTTACCGAAAGGCTTTGATGCATCGGACATTGAAAAGACTGTAAATATTTTAAATGAACGTTTAGCTGGTGTTCCTTTATTAGAACTTCAAACCAAGCTAGAATTTGAAGCACTTGAAGTTTTAAGACAGCATATAAAAACGGGAGATTCTTTTTATCAGTCACTTAACAAAATGTTATCGGTTGAAAAGGAAAGTGAAATATACTTTGCTGGTAAACTGAATATGTTGAATCAGCCTGAATTCCACGATTTAAACAAGGTTAGAATGTTGATGGACTTAATGGATAAGAAAAGTCAGGTGATATCTCTATTCCATCCAGAAGATAATGATATCCATATCCGAATCGGTTCTGAAAATAACCATTTAGCAATGGAAGGCTGTAGCGTTATTACAGCTACTTACTTAATAGGAAATGAACAGAAAGGGTCAATTGCCATTATCGGACCTACCCGGATGGATTACCAACGAGTAGTTTCTTTAATAGATGTCATGAGAAATGCCCTGACTAACACTCTTACGAGGAATTTGATGGATGGGCTATAA
- the deoC gene encoding deoxyribose-phosphate aldolase: MSTNYAAYIDHTLLKADATQEQIEKICEEALHYQFASVCVNPTWVKLCADKLGNSEVKVCTVIGFPLGATTSSVKAFETKDAIANGATEIDMVINIGALKNKDYETVLNDIKEVVKAANGTLVKVIIETCLLTEEEKVKACELSVQAGADFVKTSTGFSTGGATAEDIALMRKTVGPTIGVKASGGVRNLEDMKKMIEAGATRIGASSGVAIMNGLSSDSNY, translated from the coding sequence ATGTCAACAAATTACGCAGCTTACATCGATCACACTTTACTAAAAGCAGATGCGACTCAAGAGCAAATTGAAAAAATTTGTGAAGAGGCATTACATTATCAATTTGCTTCAGTATGTGTCAATCCAACTTGGGTTAAACTTTGTGCAGATAAATTAGGAAACTCTGAAGTAAAGGTTTGTACTGTAATAGGATTTCCATTAGGTGCCACTACTTCAAGTGTAAAAGCATTTGAAACTAAAGACGCCATTGCAAATGGTGCTACTGAAATTGATATGGTCATTAATATTGGTGCATTAAAAAACAAAGATTATGAAACTGTTTTAAATGATATTAAAGAAGTGGTGAAAGCTGCTAATGGTACATTAGTAAAGGTTATTATCGAAACATGTTTACTTACAGAAGAAGAAAAAGTAAAAGCATGTGAATTATCAGTTCAAGCAGGTGCAGATTTTGTAAAAACTTCTACAGGGTTTTCAACAGGTGGAGCAACTGCTGAGGATATAGCATTAATGAGAAAAACTGTAGGACCAACAATTGGAGTTAAAGCTTCCGGCGGAGTTCGTAACTTAGAGGATATGAAAAAAATGATTGAAGCCGGAGCAACTAGAATTGGAGCAAGTTCTGGTGTTGCTATCATGAATGGTTTATCATCTGATTCAAATTATTGA
- a CDS encoding ribosomal RNA small subunit methyltransferase E, producing MQRYFVQDTFDDKKELTVTGESARHITKVMRMEVGDKIVAVVSQVAYICEIVNIGLDVTVRSTGVIVPSPEMPIRVDIACGLPKGDKLEFIAQKGTELGMNGLIPFKAERSIVKWDDKKGEKKTERLQKIAQEAAEQSHRTVIPNIANPISFKELLSIIQNYDAVFVADEEDAKSEIRTRFADKLKKVYDNESKSILLVFGPEGGISRIEAESLIKAGAETMSLGPRILRAETAPVYALSAISYEFE from the coding sequence ATGCAACGTTATTTTGTACAAGACACTTTTGATGATAAAAAAGAATTAACCGTTACAGGAGAAAGTGCACGTCATATTACGAAGGTAATGCGTATGGAAGTTGGGGACAAAATTGTTGCTGTCGTATCTCAGGTTGCATACATATGTGAAATTGTTAATATTGGACTAGATGTAACGGTCCGAAGCACAGGAGTAATTGTTCCGTCTCCTGAAATGCCTATCCGTGTTGATATTGCATGTGGTCTTCCGAAGGGGGATAAATTAGAGTTTATTGCCCAAAAGGGGACAGAGCTAGGGATGAATGGTCTAATTCCCTTTAAAGCAGAACGGTCTATTGTTAAATGGGACGACAAAAAAGGGGAAAAGAAAACAGAACGGCTACAAAAAATTGCTCAGGAAGCAGCTGAACAATCACACCGAACTGTTATACCGAATATAGCTAATCCAATTTCTTTTAAAGAGTTATTATCGATTATTCAAAATTACGATGCAGTTTTTGTAGCCGATGAAGAAGATGCTAAGAGTGAAATACGCACAAGATTTGCGGATAAGCTAAAAAAAGTGTATGATAATGAATCGAAGTCTATTTTATTAGTATTTGGCCCTGAAGGTGGAATTTCTCGTATTGAAGCAGAAAGCCTTATTAAAGCTGGTGCGGAAACGATGTCACTTGGACCAAGAATATTACGAGCAGAAACAGCGCCCGTCTATGCGCTTTCTGCCATTTCATATGAATTTGAATGA